The Osmerus eperlanus chromosome 7, fOsmEpe2.1, whole genome shotgun sequence genome includes a region encoding these proteins:
- the ube2s gene encoding ubiquitin-conjugating enzyme E2 S has translation MNSNVENLPPQVLRLVYKEVSALAADPPEGIKIYPSEEDITELHTAIEGPEGTPFAGGIFRMRLVLGKDFPAVPPKGYFLTKIFHPNVGHKGEICVNVLKRDWRAELGLRHVLLTIKCLLIHPNPESALNEEAGRLLLEDYAEYASRARLLTEIHAMGCPGGTSGAPQDPPDGPQPKKHAGDPTKRAAGAGMAPAAALGNGANANSTSSSSNSNVVGKKKTDKKRALRRL, from the exons ATG AACTCCAATGTGGAGAACTTGCCTCCTCAGGTTCTGCGTCTGGTATATAAAGAGGTTTCTGCGTTAGCAGCAGACCCCCCTGAGGGTATTAAGATATACCCCAGTGAAGAGGACATCACAGAATTGCACACAGCCATTGAAGGACCAG AGGGAACTCCATTTGCTGGGGGTATTTTTCGTATGCGCCTCGTCTTGGGGAAGGATTTTCCTGCTGTGCCACCCAAAGGTTACTTCCTCACTAAGATTTTCCACCCCAATGTGGGACACAAAGGAGAGATCTGCGTCAACGTGTTGAAGAGAGACTGGAGGGCAGAGCTTGGCCTCAGACATGTATTACTT aCCATCAAGTGCCTCCTGATCCATCCTAACCCAGAGTCTGCTCTGAATGAGGAGGCAGGGCGTCTCCTACTGGAGGACTATGCAGAATATGCGTCCCGTGCTCGCCTGCTCACGGAGATCCACGCCATGGGATGCCCCGGGGGCACCTCGGGGGCCCCTCAGGACCCCCCCGACGGACCACAGCCAAAGAAGCATGCAGGCGACCCCACTAAGAGGGCAGCGGGAGCGGGGATGGCTCCCGCTGCAGCCCTGGGTAACGGAGCCAACGCAAACAGCACAAGCAGCAGTAGCAATAGTAATGTAGTGGGAAAAAAGAAAACGGATAAAAAGCGTGCTTTGAGGCGACTTTAA
- the josd2 gene encoding josephin-2 yields the protein MHSILICGISTCFNVVCRGVETVNILLTHIYCIIRLLYSVELPSASGVIMSEGEVFHEKQKLELCAIHALNNVLQERVFTKESADDICKRLAPQCVVNPHRSMLGTGNYDVNVIMAALQSRELAAVWWDKRRAVQNLCVSKVHGFILNVPSRVSLGLVSLPLRRRHWLAVRQVNGQYYNLDSKLKSPICIGNEAELRAFLSEQLSQDVGEMLLVVRREVEEDGTWLNSEEPKK from the exons ATGCATAGTATATTAATCTGTGGAATAAGTACATGTTTTAATGTAGTTTGTCGTGGAGTAGAGACAGTGAATATATTACTGACCCACATATACTGTATTATACGGCTATTGTACAGCGTTGAACTTCCATCAGCATCGGG AGTTATTATGAGCGAAGGAGAAGTATTTCATGAGAAGCAGAAACTGGAGTTGTGCGCTATTCATGCTCTGAACAACGTCCTCCAGGAGCGAGTGTTCACTAAGGAGTCAGCCGATGACATCTGCAAGCG GTTAGCTCCACAATGTGTTGTGAATCCTCACCGTTCAATGCTAGGAACAGGGAACTATGATGTAAACGTTATAATGGCTGCGTTACAGAGCAGAGAGTTGGCTGCTGTGTGGTGGGACAAACGCAG GGCTGTACAGAACCTTTGTGTTTCCAAAGTCCACGGTTTCATCCTGAACGTTCCATCGCGCGTGTCTCTTGGATTagtgtctcttcctctccggAGGCGACACTGGTTGGCGGTGCGCCAGGTCAACGGACAGTACTACAACCTGGACTCCAAACTGAAGAGTCCTATCTGCATTGGGAATGAGGCAGAACTTCG TGCGTTTCTAAGTGAACAACTTTCTCAGGACGTGGGCGAGATGCTGCTTGTGGTCCGAAGGGAGGTGGAAGAAGATGGAACGTGGCTGAACTCCGAGGAGCCGAAGAAGTGA